Proteins encoded together in one Streptomyces umbrinus window:
- a CDS encoding AAA family ATPase produces MTGTATPASPPPVPVPQQSASTAPNAPAAPVSSAPGTSGKVRPGELRARIAQALMANAAAQFSVTELARMLGHSGGAVGNACETLVCRGEAELVGSKPRMYRATSATAAAAQRSVPAPPAPGSTPRVPRPAAPQAPAAGPPGGRPGPITRPNGQQYHPRALAQLPDVEALRRLREAQVAVLLYGPPGTGKTSLIEAAFPDLITVAGDGDTTVGDLIGEYTQAANGGYEFIYGPLVTAMQEGRALLLDDATLISPKVLAALYPAMDGRRQIQVKAHKGETITAAEGFYVIAGHNPGVHGAVLTEALASRFSVQIQVGSDYDLAASLKINRTAVRIARHLATSQQGGEVGWAPQLRELIAFQKIADVLGTEAAFANLVGIAPLEDRDTVAEIVTKAIGRPVTALTLGRQL; encoded by the coding sequence ATGACCGGTACCGCCACACCTGCCTCCCCGCCTCCTGTCCCCGTGCCGCAGCAGTCCGCCTCCACCGCGCCGAATGCTCCGGCGGCGCCTGTGAGTTCAGCGCCCGGCACGAGCGGCAAGGTCCGCCCGGGGGAGCTGCGGGCGAGGATCGCGCAGGCCCTGATGGCGAATGCGGCAGCGCAGTTCAGTGTCACGGAGCTGGCGAGGATGCTGGGGCATTCGGGCGGGGCGGTCGGCAACGCGTGCGAGACGCTGGTGTGCCGGGGTGAGGCGGAACTGGTCGGTTCCAAACCCCGTATGTACCGGGCGACTTCGGCCACGGCCGCAGCCGCGCAGCGCTCCGTACCGGCCCCGCCCGCCCCGGGCAGTACACCCCGGGTGCCGCGACCGGCCGCCCCGCAGGCCCCTGCTGCCGGGCCGCCGGGCGGGCGGCCAGGGCCGATCACGCGCCCGAACGGGCAGCAGTACCACCCCCGGGCGCTGGCGCAGTTGCCGGATGTGGAGGCGTTGCGGCGGCTGCGCGAGGCGCAGGTGGCGGTGTTGCTGTACGGGCCGCCGGGCACCGGGAAGACCTCCCTGATCGAGGCGGCCTTCCCGGACCTGATCACGGTCGCCGGGGACGGGGACACCACGGTCGGTGACCTGATCGGCGAGTACACCCAGGCGGCGAACGGCGGCTACGAGTTCATCTACGGCCCGCTCGTGACCGCCATGCAGGAAGGCCGCGCCCTCCTCCTGGACGACGCCACCCTGATCTCCCCGAAGGTCCTGGCCGCCCTGTATCCGGCGATGGACGGGCGCAGGCAGATCCAGGTCAAGGCGCACAAGGGTGAGACGATCACCGCCGCCGAGGGCTTCTACGTGATCGCCGGACACAACCCAGGCGTCCATGGGGCGGTCCTCACCGAGGCCCTCGCCTCCCGGTTCTCGGTACAGATCCAGGTCGGCTCGGACTACGACCTGGCCGCCTCCCTGAAGATCAACCGGACGGCCGTGCGGATCGCCCGCCACCTGGCGACCAGCCAGCAGGGGGGCGAGGTGGGCTGGGCCCCGCAGCTGCGGGAATTGATCGCCTTTCAGAAGATCGCCGATGTGCTGGGCACCGAGGCCGCCTTCGCCAACCTGGTCGGCATCGCCCCGCTGGAAGACCGGGACACGGTCGCCGAGATCGTCACCAAGGCCATCGGCCGCCCGGTCACGGCCCTGACCCTGGGCCGCCAGCTCTGA